A window of Pseudomonas guangdongensis contains these coding sequences:
- the purL gene encoding phosphoribosylformylglycinamidine synthase, which translates to MLILRGTPALSAFRHGKLLEQLTQKVPAVTGLYAEFAHFAEVSSALDGNEEQVLARLLQYGPSVPVQEPSGRLFLVVPRFGTISPWSSKATDIAHNCGLGKIQRLERGIAYYVAGELSAADAEAVAAVLHDRMTQLVLARMEEAGALFSHAQPKPLSVVDVLGGGRAALEAANLQLGLALAEDEIDYLVKSFNDLGRNPHDIELMMFAQANSEHCRHKIFNASWDIDGEEQAKSLFGMIKNTYELHREGVLSAYKDNASVIEGFTAGRFFPQPGSHEYAAHQEPVHILMKVETHNHPTAIAPFPGASTGSGGEIRDEGATGRGSKPKAGLVGFTVSNLQIPGFEQPWEKAYGKPERIVSALDIMIEGPLGGAAFNNEFGRPNLTGYFRTFEQSIDTPRGEEVRGYHKPIMLAGGLGNIREEHVQKGEISVGGKLIVLGGPAMLIGLGGGAASSMATGSSSADLDFASVQRENPEMERRCQEVIDRCWQMGDNNPIKFIHDVGAGGLSNALPELINDAGRGGRFELRKVPNDEPGMSPLEIWCNESQERYVLSVDAADLDTFREICERERCPFAVVGEATEERQLTVHDEHFGNNPVDMPLEVLLGKPPRMHRSVSREAELGDDFSTAGLELNDAVERVLRHPAVASKSFLITIGDRSITGLVARDQFVGPWQVPVADCAVTATAFDVYTGEAMAMGERTPLALLDAPASGRMAVGEAITNLASARIGKISDIKLSANWMAAAGHPGEDARLYDTVKAVGMELCPALGITIPVGKDSMSMKTRWQDEGEDKSVTAPMSLIVSGFAPVQDIRLTLTPQLRLDQGDSELLLIDLGRGQNRLGGSIIAQVYSRIGRSAPDVDNAADLKAFFDTVQALNADGKLLAYHDRSDGGLLATVTEMAFAGHCGLDLDLDAVAASREALAAALFSEELGAVVQVRAADSAEVLARFAAAGLADCVQVIGQPVAGGEIRLSFAGETVYRAERRILQRIWSETSYRIQRLRDNAECAEQEYDLLLDESNPGLSAKLSFDVNADIAAPYINTGVRPRMAILREQGVNGQTEMAAAFHRAGFSVVDVHMSDIIAGRVSLEDFKGLVACGGFSYGDVLGAGGGWAKSVLFNARARDNFSAFFERQDSFALGVCNGCQMLSNLGELIPGSEAWPRFVRNRSEQFEARVAMVEVQESKSIFLAGMAGSRLPIAIAHGEGHAEFANQEALLAADLSGAVALRFVDNHGQVTERYPANPNGSPRGITGLTTRDGRVTIMMPHPERVFRAVQNSWRPDEWQEDAGWMRMFRNARVWVG; encoded by the coding sequence ATGCTGATCCTGCGCGGCACCCCCGCCCTTTCCGCCTTCCGTCACGGCAAACTGCTCGAACAACTGACCCAGAAGGTTCCTGCGGTCACCGGCCTGTACGCCGAGTTTGCCCATTTCGCCGAGGTGTCCAGCGCTCTGGACGGCAACGAGGAGCAGGTGCTGGCCCGTCTGCTGCAGTACGGCCCGAGCGTGCCGGTGCAGGAGCCCAGCGGGCGCCTGTTCCTGGTGGTGCCGCGCTTCGGCACCATCTCGCCGTGGTCGAGCAAGGCCACCGACATCGCCCACAACTGCGGCCTGGGCAAGATCCAGCGCCTGGAGCGCGGCATCGCCTACTACGTGGCCGGCGAGCTGAGCGCGGCCGACGCCGAGGCCGTCGCCGCCGTGCTGCACGACCGCATGACCCAGCTGGTGCTGGCGCGCATGGAAGAGGCGGGCGCGCTGTTCAGCCATGCCCAGCCCAAGCCGCTGAGCGTGGTCGACGTGCTGGGTGGCGGTCGCGCCGCGCTGGAAGCTGCCAACCTCCAGCTGGGCCTGGCCCTGGCCGAGGACGAGATCGACTACCTGGTGAAGAGCTTCAATGATCTGGGGCGCAACCCCCACGACATCGAACTGATGATGTTCGCCCAGGCCAACTCCGAGCACTGCCGGCACAAGATCTTCAACGCCAGCTGGGACATCGACGGCGAAGAGCAGGCCAAGTCGCTGTTCGGTATGATCAAGAACACCTACGAGCTGCACCGCGAAGGCGTATTGAGCGCCTACAAGGACAACGCCTCGGTGATCGAGGGCTTCACCGCCGGGCGCTTCTTCCCGCAGCCGGGCAGCCACGAGTACGCCGCCCATCAGGAGCCGGTGCACATCCTGATGAAGGTGGAGACCCACAACCACCCGACCGCCATCGCCCCGTTCCCCGGCGCCTCCACCGGCTCCGGCGGCGAGATCCGCGACGAGGGCGCCACCGGTCGCGGCTCCAAGCCCAAGGCCGGTCTGGTCGGCTTCACCGTCTCCAACCTGCAGATCCCCGGCTTCGAGCAGCCGTGGGAGAAGGCCTACGGCAAGCCCGAGCGCATCGTCAGCGCGCTGGACATCATGATCGAGGGCCCGCTGGGCGGCGCCGCGTTCAACAACGAGTTCGGCCGTCCCAACCTGACCGGCTACTTCCGCACCTTCGAGCAGAGCATCGACACCCCGCGCGGTGAAGAGGTGCGCGGCTACCACAAGCCGATCATGCTCGCCGGCGGCCTCGGCAACATCCGCGAGGAGCACGTGCAGAAGGGCGAGATCTCGGTCGGCGGCAAGCTGATCGTGCTCGGCGGCCCGGCCATGCTGATCGGCCTGGGCGGCGGCGCCGCCTCGTCGATGGCCACCGGCAGCAGCTCGGCCGACCTCGACTTCGCCTCGGTGCAGCGCGAGAACCCGGAAATGGAGCGCCGCTGCCAGGAGGTCATCGACCGCTGCTGGCAGATGGGCGACAACAACCCGATCAAGTTCATCCACGACGTCGGCGCCGGCGGCCTGTCCAACGCCTTGCCGGAGCTGATCAACGACGCTGGCCGCGGCGGCCGCTTCGAACTGCGCAAGGTGCCCAACGACGAGCCGGGCATGAGCCCGCTGGAAATCTGGTGCAACGAGTCGCAGGAGCGCTACGTGCTGTCGGTCGACGCCGCCGACCTCGACACCTTCCGCGAGATCTGCGAGCGCGAGCGCTGCCCGTTCGCAGTGGTCGGCGAGGCCACCGAGGAGCGCCAGCTGACCGTCCACGACGAGCACTTCGGCAACAACCCGGTGGACATGCCGCTGGAAGTGCTGCTCGGCAAGCCGCCGCGCATGCACCGCTCGGTGAGCCGCGAGGCCGAGCTGGGCGACGATTTCTCTACCGCCGGCCTCGAGCTGAATGATGCGGTCGAGCGCGTGCTGCGTCACCCGGCCGTTGCTTCCAAGAGCTTCCTGATCACCATCGGCGACCGCTCGATCACCGGCCTGGTGGCCCGCGACCAGTTCGTCGGCCCGTGGCAGGTGCCGGTGGCCGACTGCGCCGTCACCGCCACCGCCTTCGACGTCTACACCGGCGAAGCCATGGCGATGGGCGAGCGCACCCCGCTGGCGCTGCTCGACGCCCCGGCCTCCGGGCGCATGGCGGTCGGCGAGGCGATCACCAACCTGGCTAGCGCGCGCATCGGCAAGATTTCCGACATCAAGCTGTCCGCCAACTGGATGGCCGCCGCCGGCCACCCGGGCGAGGACGCCCGCCTGTACGACACCGTCAAGGCGGTGGGCATGGAACTGTGCCCGGCACTGGGCATCACCATCCCGGTGGGCAAGGACTCGATGTCGATGAAGACCCGCTGGCAGGACGAAGGCGAGGACAAGAGCGTCACCGCGCCGATGTCGCTGATCGTCTCCGGCTTCGCCCCGGTTCAGGACATCCGCCTGACCCTGACCCCGCAGCTGCGCCTCGACCAGGGCGACAGCGAGCTGCTGCTGATCGACCTCGGCCGTGGCCAGAACCGCCTCGGCGGCTCGATCATCGCCCAGGTCTACAGCCGGATCGGCCGCAGCGCGCCGGACGTCGACAACGCCGCCGACCTCAAGGCGTTCTTCGACACCGTGCAGGCGCTGAATGCCGACGGCAAGCTGCTGGCCTACCACGACCGCTCCGACGGCGGCCTGCTGGCCACCGTCACCGAGATGGCCTTTGCCGGCCACTGCGGTCTCGACCTCGATCTCGATGCCGTCGCCGCCAGCCGCGAGGCGCTGGCTGCCGCGCTGTTCAGCGAGGAGCTGGGCGCGGTGGTCCAGGTGCGTGCCGCCGATTCCGCCGAAGTGCTGGCGCGCTTCGCCGCCGCCGGTCTGGCGGACTGCGTGCAGGTGATCGGCCAGCCGGTGGCCGGCGGCGAGATCCGTCTGAGCTTCGCCGGCGAAACCGTCTACCGCGCCGAGCGGCGCATCCTGCAGCGCATCTGGAGCGAGACCAGCTACCGCATCCAGCGTCTGCGTGACAACGCCGAGTGCGCCGAGCAGGAATACGACCTGCTGCTCGACGAGAGCAACCCGGGCCTGTCGGCCAAGCTCAGCTTCGACGTCAACGCCGACATCGCCGCGCCCTACATCAACACCGGCGTGCGCCCGCGCATGGCGATCCTGCGCGAGCAGGGCGTCAACGGCCAGACCGAGATGGCGGCCGCTTTCCACCGCGCCGGCTTCAGCGTGGTCGATGTGCACATGAGCGACATCATCGCCGGCCGCGTCAGCCTGGAGGACTTCAAGGGCCTGGTGGCCTGCGGCGGCTTCTCCTACGGCGACGTGCTCGGCGCCGGTGGCGGCTGGGCCAAGTCGGTGCTGTTCAACGCCCGCGCCCGCGACAACTTCAGCGCCTTCTTCGAACGCCAGGACAGCTTCGCCCTCGGCGTCTGCAACGGCTGCCAGATGCTCTCCAACCTCGGCGAGCTGATCCCCGGCAGCGAGGCCTGGCCGCGCTTCGTGCGCAACCGCTCGGAGCAGTTCGAGGCGCGTGTGGCGATGGTCGAGGTGCAGGAGTCGAAGTCGATCTTCCTCGCCGGCATGGCCGGTTCGCGTCTGCCGATCGCCATCGCCCACGGCGAGGGGCATGCCGAATTCGCCAACCAGGAAGCCCTGCTGGCTGCCGACCTGTCCGGCGCCGTGGCGCTGCGCTTCGTCGACAACCACGGCCAGGTCACCGAGCGCTACCCGGCCAACCCCAACGGCTCGCCGCGCGGCATCACCGGCCTGACCACTCGCGACGGTCGCGTCACCATCATGATGCCGCACCCGGAGCGGGTGTTCCGCGCCGTGCAGAACTCCTGGCGCCCGGACGAGTGGCAGGAAGACGCCGGCTGGATGCGCATGTTCCGCAACGCGCGGGTCTGGGTCGGCTGA
- a CDS encoding NGG1p interacting factor NIF3, which translates to MYKLCFFVPASHLQPVKEALFAAGAGRIGDYDQCCWQVEGIGQFRPLPGSQPFIGAQGQVEQVAEWKVEMVVADALLQAALAALKAAHPYETPAYEVWRLEAC; encoded by the coding sequence ATGTACAAACTGTGCTTCTTCGTGCCCGCCAGCCATCTGCAGCCGGTCAAGGAGGCGTTGTTCGCCGCCGGCGCCGGGCGCATCGGCGACTACGACCAGTGCTGCTGGCAGGTGGAAGGCATCGGCCAGTTCCGCCCGCTGCCGGGCAGCCAGCCGTTCATCGGCGCCCAGGGGCAGGTCGAGCAGGTGGCGGAATGGAAGGTGGAGATGGTGGTGGCCGACGCGCTGCTCCAGGCGGCGCTGGCGGCGCTCAAGGCCGCCCATCCCTACGAGACGCCGGCCTACGAGGTGTGGCGGCTGGAGGCGTGCTGA
- a CDS encoding L,D-transpeptidase family protein, with protein MRWLFVICCLLFASLSHAMAAPSLDAEAVDKVLVLKSERKLHLLSRGEIVRSYRVSLGKQPNGPKRFEGDKRTPEGFYWINWRKISEKYNLSMHISYPNERDRQYAAQQGRPAGDMIMIHGTPRDEEYPEWFFHTLDWTEGCIAMKNDDMREVWQLVRDGTLIEIRP; from the coding sequence ATGCGCTGGCTGTTCGTTATTTGCTGTTTGCTGTTCGCCTCCCTCAGCCACGCCATGGCGGCCCCGAGCCTCGATGCCGAGGCGGTCGACAAGGTGCTGGTGCTCAAGTCCGAGCGCAAGCTGCATCTGCTCAGCCGCGGCGAAATCGTCAGGAGCTACCGGGTCTCGCTGGGCAAGCAGCCCAACGGTCCGAAACGCTTCGAGGGCGACAAGCGCACTCCGGAAGGCTTCTACTGGATCAACTGGCGCAAGATCAGCGAAAAATACAACCTGTCGATGCACATCTCCTACCCCAACGAGCGCGATCGCCAGTACGCCGCGCAGCAGGGCCGGCCGGCCGGCGACATGATCATGATCCACGGCACGCCGCGCGACGAGGAGTACCCCGAGTGGTTCTTCCACACCCTCGACTGGACCGAGGGCTGCATCGCCATGAAGAACGACGACATGCGCGAGGTCTGGCAACTGGTGCGCGACGGCACACTGATCGAGATCCGCCCCTGA
- a CDS encoding CoA pyrophosphatase — translation MLDELRRRVQAHSPLALPSDRPFPEAAVLMPITRSDEPQLVLTLRASGLSTHGGEVAFPGGRRDPEDASLVFTALREAHEEVGLSPGLVEVVGPLSTQVSRHGIKVTPYVGFIPDYVEFKANDGEIAAVFSVPLAFFRDDPREITHRIDYLGYSWYVPSYRYGGFKIWGLTAIMIVELVNLIYDAGIELQRPPQAFDACR, via the coding sequence ATGCTGGACGAGCTGCGTCGCCGCGTACAGGCCCACAGTCCCCTTGCCCTGCCCAGCGACCGGCCTTTCCCCGAGGCGGCGGTGCTGATGCCGATCACCCGCAGCGACGAGCCGCAGCTGGTGCTGACCCTGCGTGCCAGCGGGCTGTCCACCCACGGCGGCGAGGTGGCCTTCCCCGGCGGGCGGCGCGACCCGGAGGACGCGTCCCTGGTGTTCACCGCGCTGCGCGAGGCTCACGAGGAAGTCGGCCTGTCACCCGGCCTGGTCGAGGTGGTCGGCCCGCTCAGCACCCAGGTGTCGCGCCACGGCATCAAGGTCACGCCCTATGTCGGCTTCATTCCCGACTATGTCGAATTCAAGGCCAACGACGGCGAGATCGCCGCGGTGTTCTCGGTACCGCTGGCGTTCTTCCGCGACGACCCGCGGGAAATCACCCACCGCATCGACTACCTCGGCTACAGCTGGTACGTGCCCAGCTACCGCTACGGCGGCTTCAAGATCTGGGGGCTGACCGCGATCATGATCGTCGAACTGGTCAACCTGATCTACGACGCCGGCATCGAACTGCAGCGCCCGCCGCAGGCCTTCGACGCCTGCCGCTGA
- a CDS encoding gamma carbonic anhydrase family protein, translating into MKYRLGDARVETHPDSWVAPDASLIGKVRLDAGASVWFGAVLRGDNELIHVGEGSNVQDGSVLHTDMGWPLSIGKGVTIGHKVTLHGCSIGDHSLVGIGAVVLNGAKIGRNCLIGAGALIPEGREIPDGSLVMGVPGKVVRPLSEEQIEGLKRNAAHYVDNARRYARELAGQDD; encoded by the coding sequence ATGAAATACCGCCTGGGCGATGCCCGTGTAGAAACCCATCCCGACAGCTGGGTGGCCCCCGATGCCAGCCTGATCGGCAAGGTGCGCCTGGACGCCGGTGCCAGCGTGTGGTTCGGCGCCGTGCTGCGCGGCGACAACGAGCTGATCCACGTCGGCGAGGGCAGCAACGTGCAGGACGGCAGCGTGCTGCATACCGACATGGGCTGGCCGCTGAGCATCGGCAAGGGCGTGACCATCGGCCACAAGGTCACCCTGCACGGCTGCAGCATCGGCGATCACAGCCTGGTCGGCATCGGCGCCGTGGTGCTCAACGGCGCGAAGATCGGCCGCAACTGCCTGATCGGCGCCGGTGCGCTGATCCCCGAGGGCCGGGAAATTCCCGACGGCAGCCTGGTGATGGGGGTGCCCGGCAAGGTGGTGCGCCCGCTCAGCGAGGAGCAGATCGAGGGCCTCAAACGCAACGCCGCCCATTACGTGGACAACGCCCGCCGCTATGCCCGCGAACTGGCCGGGCAGGACGACTGA
- a CDS encoding DUF1289 domain-containing protein, whose translation MDAGRDASVASPCVYVCALDDDDICLGCQRSGEEITRWGRMDNTERRAVLARCTARALAAGQFLVKPTPSEGSIP comes from the coding sequence ATGGATGCCGGACGGGACGCGTCGGTCGCCTCGCCCTGCGTGTACGTCTGCGCCCTGGACGATGACGATATCTGCCTCGGCTGCCAGCGCAGCGGCGAGGAAATCACCCGCTGGGGCCGCATGGACAACACCGAGCGGCGCGCCGTACTGGCGCGCTGCACCGCCCGGGCTCTGGCGGCCGGACAGTTTCTGGTAAAACCCACCCCCTCTGAAGGAAGCATTCCGTGA
- the purT gene encoding formate-dependent phosphoribosylglycinamide formyltransferase, with amino-acid sequence MTMIGTPLSPSATRVLLCGSGELGKEVAIELQRLGCEVIAVDRYANAPAMQVAHRSHVISMLDGAALRAVIELEQPHYIVPEIEAIATDTLVELEAEGFTVVPTARAAQLTMNREGIRRLAAEELGLPTSPYRFADSFEDYAAAVAALGFPCVVKPIMSSSGKGQSLLRGEADVRKAWDYAQEGGRAGKGRVIVEGFVDFDYEITLLTVRHTGGTTFCAPVGHRQERGDYQESWQPQAMSALALAESERIARAVTEALGGRGLFGVELFIKGDQVWFSEVSPRPHDTGLVTLISQDLSEFALHARAILGLPIPAIRQVGPSASAVILVEGESQSVRFGNLQAALAEADTALRLFGKPEVSGQRRMGVALARDESVEAARAKALRAAQAVRVEL; translated from the coding sequence GTGACCATGATCGGAACCCCGCTGTCGCCGAGCGCGACCCGTGTTCTTCTCTGCGGCTCTGGCGAGCTGGGCAAGGAAGTGGCCATCGAGCTGCAGCGCCTGGGCTGCGAGGTGATCGCCGTCGACCGCTACGCCAACGCCCCGGCCATGCAGGTGGCGCACCGCAGCCACGTGATCAGCATGCTCGACGGCGCCGCGTTGCGCGCGGTGATCGAGCTGGAGCAGCCGCACTACATCGTCCCCGAGATCGAGGCGATCGCCACCGACACCCTGGTCGAGCTGGAAGCCGAGGGCTTCACCGTGGTGCCCACCGCCCGCGCCGCGCAGCTGACCATGAACCGCGAGGGCATCCGCCGTCTGGCCGCCGAGGAGTTGGGCCTGCCGACCTCGCCGTACCGCTTCGCCGACTCCTTTGAGGACTACGCCGCGGCGGTCGCCGCGCTGGGCTTCCCCTGCGTGGTCAAGCCGATCATGAGTTCCTCCGGCAAGGGCCAGAGCCTGCTGCGCGGCGAGGCCGACGTGCGCAAGGCCTGGGATTACGCCCAGGAAGGCGGCCGCGCCGGCAAGGGCCGGGTGATCGTCGAGGGCTTCGTCGATTTCGACTACGAGATCACCCTGCTCACCGTACGCCATACCGGCGGCACCACCTTCTGCGCGCCGGTCGGCCACCGTCAGGAGCGGGGCGACTATCAGGAGTCCTGGCAGCCCCAGGCGATGAGTGCGCTCGCGCTGGCCGAGTCCGAGCGTATCGCGCGGGCGGTCACCGAGGCCCTCGGCGGCCGCGGCCTGTTCGGCGTCGAACTGTTCATCAAGGGCGATCAGGTGTGGTTCAGCGAGGTGTCGCCGCGCCCCCACGACACCGGTCTGGTCACGCTGATTTCCCAGGACCTCTCCGAGTTCGCCCTGCACGCGCGGGCAATCCTTGGCCTGCCGATCCCGGCGATCCGCCAGGTCGGCCCGTCCGCCTCGGCGGTGATTCTGGTCGAGGGCGAGTCGCAGAGCGTACGTTTCGGCAATCTGCAGGCGGCGCTGGCCGAAGCCGACACCGCACTGCGTCTGTTCGGCAAGCCCGAGGTCAGCGGCCAGCGGCGCATGGGCGTGGCGCTGGCCCGCGACGAGTCGGTCGAGGCGGCGCGCGCCAAGGCGCTGCGTGCGGCGCAGGCGGTTCGTGTCGAACTCTGA
- a CDS encoding HlyC/CorC family transporter, with amino-acid sequence MGDIHSSFLFGLLVFLIVCSAFFSSSETGMLSLNRYRLRHMAREGHKGARRASELLGRPDRLLGTILVGNNIVNILAASIATVIAVDIWGEAGIAISTVLLTIVVLIFGEITPKTLAALRPEQIAFPASHVLLLLMRLLYPVVWITGAISNLLLRLLGVDPQHRHSDSLSAEELRTVVRESGQSLPSNRQDMLLGILDLEKVTVNDIMVPRNEVTGIDLDDDLEQIVAQLYATTYTRLPVFRHDFNQVEGVIHMRQIARLLTHNTLTKESLLATCTQPYFVPESTPLSTQLINFQKEKRRMGIVVDEYGEVIGLVTLEDLLEEIVGEFTSQPTGDGQEVQAEDGGRYLIDASANIRDVNRKLGWHLPCDGPKTLNGLVTEALESIPDSGVCLKIGPYRLEILQAEGNRVTRLRAWQIGKPAEAQDDASTA; translated from the coding sequence GTGGGCGACATCCATTCAAGCTTCCTGTTCGGCCTGCTGGTCTTCCTGATCGTCTGTTCAGCGTTCTTCTCCAGCTCCGAGACCGGCATGCTCAGCCTCAACCGCTACCGCCTGCGGCACATGGCCCGCGAGGGCCACAAGGGCGCGCGCCGCGCCAGCGAGCTGCTCGGCCGCCCGGACCGCCTGCTCGGCACCATCCTGGTCGGCAACAACATCGTCAACATCCTCGCCGCGTCGATCGCCACGGTGATCGCCGTGGACATCTGGGGCGAGGCCGGCATCGCCATCTCCACCGTGCTGCTGACCATCGTGGTGCTGATCTTCGGCGAGATCACGCCCAAGACCCTGGCCGCCCTGCGCCCCGAGCAGATCGCCTTTCCTGCCAGCCACGTCCTGCTGCTGCTGATGCGCCTGCTCTACCCGGTGGTGTGGATCACCGGCGCGATCAGCAACCTGCTGCTGCGCCTGCTCGGCGTCGACCCGCAGCATCGCCATTCCGACAGCCTGTCCGCCGAGGAGCTGCGCACCGTGGTGCGCGAGTCGGGCCAGTCCCTGCCGAGCAACCGCCAGGACATGCTGCTGGGCATCCTCGACCTGGAGAAGGTCACGGTCAACGACATCATGGTGCCGCGCAACGAGGTGACCGGAATCGACCTGGACGACGACCTGGAGCAGATCGTTGCCCAGCTGTACGCCACCACCTACACCCGCCTGCCGGTGTTCCGCCACGACTTCAACCAGGTCGAGGGGGTGATCCACATGCGCCAGATCGCCCGCCTACTGACCCACAACACCCTGACCAAGGAAAGCCTGCTGGCCACCTGCACGCAGCCCTACTTCGTCCCGGAAAGCACTCCGCTGTCGACCCAGCTGATCAACTTCCAGAAGGAAAAGCGCCGCATGGGCATCGTCGTCGACGAGTACGGCGAGGTAATCGGCCTGGTGACCCTGGAGGACCTGCTCGAGGAGATCGTCGGCGAGTTCACCAGCCAGCCCACCGGCGACGGCCAGGAAGTGCAGGCCGAGGATGGCGGCCGCTACCTGATCGATGCCAGCGCCAACATCCGCGACGTCAACCGCAAACTCGGCTGGCACCTGCCCTGCGACGGCCCCAAGACCCTCAACGGCCTGGTCACCGAGGCGCTGGAGAGCATCCCCGACAGCGGCGTGTGCCTGAAGATCGGCCCCTACCGCCTGGAGATCCTCCAGGCGGAGGGCAACCGTGTCACCCGCCTGCGCGCCTGGCAGATCGGCAAGCCGGCCGAGGCGCAGGACGACGCCAGCACTGCCTGA
- a CDS encoding cytochrome C assembly family protein yields MTPLLPSLAAAGLYAGTALYQALLLSRRATADKRLLGGLGALALLMHLIALHGLLLDGDALLLDFFNAASLLAAAVIALTLLTSLRVPVHNLLVLLFPLGALTALLALFAPAGTTLPIREEPGILAHILLSILAYGLLTIAVLQALLLLLQNHQLKHKHPSGIIRTFPPLQTMESLLFGFLWGGWSLLSLSLLSGALFLDDLFAQHLVHKTLLACLAWVVFGVLLWGRHQLGWRGGKAIRWTLAGFLLLMLAYFGSKLVREFILHI; encoded by the coding sequence ATGACGCCTTTGCTGCCCAGCCTGGCTGCGGCCGGCCTGTACGCCGGCACCGCCCTCTACCAGGCACTGCTGCTTTCCCGCCGCGCCACCGCGGACAAGCGCCTGCTTGGCGGCCTCGGCGCGCTGGCCCTGCTGATGCACCTGATCGCCCTGCACGGACTGCTGCTCGACGGCGATGCCCTGCTGCTCGACTTCTTCAATGCCGCCAGCCTGCTGGCCGCGGCGGTGATCGCCCTGACCCTGCTGACCAGCCTGCGCGTGCCGGTACACAACCTGCTGGTGCTGCTGTTTCCGCTCGGCGCGCTGACCGCCCTGCTGGCGCTGTTCGCTCCGGCCGGTACCACCCTGCCGATCCGCGAGGAGCCCGGCATCCTCGCCCATATCCTGCTGTCGATCCTCGCCTACGGCCTGCTGACCATCGCCGTGCTCCAGGCGCTGCTGCTGCTGCTGCAGAACCATCAGCTCAAGCACAAGCATCCCTCCGGCATCATCCGCACCTTCCCGCCACTGCAGACCATGGAAAGCCTGCTGTTCGGCTTCCTGTGGGGCGGCTGGTCGCTGCTCTCGCTGTCGCTGCTGTCCGGCGCCCTGTTCCTCGACGACCTGTTCGCCCAGCACCTGGTGCACAAGACCCTGCTCGCCTGCCTGGCCTGGGTGGTGTTCGGCGTGCTGCTGTGGGGCCGTCACCAGCTCGGCTGGCGCGGCGGCAAGGCGATCCGCTGGACCCTGGCCGGCTTCCTCCTGCTGATGCTGGCCTACTTCGGCAGCAAGCTGGTCCGCGAATTCATCCTGCACATCTAA